GCAGTTGGTAGGACATTCGGGACAGTAGGCACTCAGAGTGTTGATGTTGTTCTGGGTACGGGCGGCCGCCTGGGCGAGAGATGCACTGTCACCGTAGTATTGCTGGATGTAGTCATACTCATAGCGGTTGACCTTCGCCTGATAGAGCACCATTTGGCTTGTGTCGTAGGCATACAGATTGCACGAACCAATCTCGTTAGATTCATCAAGGTTATTGAATAGGTCAAAGCGGGCATTGGTGCCTGGAATGGGGGCGGGCTGATTGCCAAAGCTGTAGTGTGGCGGATTGTCAAAGGGCTGAATTTGGCCATAGTACGGACGGAGTTCAGAGCGGTGCGCATAGGTTTCCCAGACGAGTAGGTCGGGATAAGCACCAGATTGGCTAAAGTTCCAGGTGGTGTCCGGTTTGCCACGCTTCTGTGAAAGGTCGTAAGATGATTTCCAGTTGAGCGCAATAAGTTCTTCCCAGGCAAACTTCGCCAAAAGCTCTGGAGAGGCATCGGATGACAGGTCTTTGGGGACGGTGTAGCTCACATTGATATAAGGAGGCAATGCTTCCTCTGTGGCAGACTTTGGCCCATTGCAGGCATAAGCCAGGGCAATTACAAATAGGGTAAGGTAGGTGAGTGAATTTTTCATAGTAAGACAGTTAGTTTTAGCGTTAACTGTTTTAAGCTATGAATAAATATTTTTAGAAACAACTGAAAGGCAACCTACCTCACCTCAAAATCGAACATCTGCCTGCCGGCAAGCTTGCCTACCAGCCGATCACCGATCTTCACAGGGCCCACGCCTTTTGGGGTTCCGGTGAAGAGAATATCACCTTTTTTCAGGGTAAAATATTTGGAGACATAGGCTATGAGCTCATCCACTGGCCAGAGCATCAGTGAGGTGTTGGCATCCTGCACCACCTGGCCGTTGAGCTCCAGCTGAAATTGGGTGTTGGTGAGGTCGAAGCCTTCTTTTGAAATAAATGGCGACGTAGGTGCTGATCCATTGAATCCTTTGGCCATTTCCCAGGGCAGTCCCTTTTCCTTGGCTTTTGCCTGTAGGTCCCGGGCGGTAAAGTCTATGCCCAGGCCGATCTGATCATAGTATTTGTGCGCAAACCGGGGTTCTACGGATTTGCCTTCTTTGTTGATCCGGATCAGAAGTTCACACTCATAGTGAATGTCTTTGGAGAAATCCGGGTAGTAGAAAGCGTCATTGTTTCTAAGAATGGCCGTGTCCGGCTTCATGAAGATGACCGGTGTCTCGGGTCTTTCGTTGCCCAGTTCGGTGATGTGGTCGGCATAGTTGCGACCGATGCAGATGATTTTCATAATTAATGAGCGAGGATTTCTTCCACTTCTTCTACTTCCATCAGGCCGCTGGCATCTACCCGGGCCATCTTTACCACCTTCATTTCATTGATGAGTACCGGATCATATTTAGCCTTGATGCGGATGTAGTTTTCGGTAAACCCATGCATATGTCCATCTTCCACATCATC
This Marinoscillum sp. 108 DNA region includes the following protein-coding sequences:
- a CDS encoding fumarylacetoacetate hydrolase family protein, translated to MKIICIGRNYADHITELGNERPETPVIFMKPDTAILRNNDAFYYPDFSKDIHYECELLIRINKEGKSVEPRFAHKYYDQIGLGIDFTARDLQAKAKEKGLPWEMAKGFNGSAPTSPFISKEGFDLTNTQFQLELNGQVVQDANTSLMLWPVDELIAYVSKYFTLKKGDILFTGTPKGVGPVKIGDRLVGKLAGRQMFDFEVR